One part of the Cupriavidus oxalaticus genome encodes these proteins:
- a CDS encoding tautomerase family protein has protein sequence MPTYIVSAAAGLLSLDAKQAIAEAITVSHNKVTGANMFFAQVIFQDVPQGNHFMGGRPLRHDHIFVHGHVRSGRTREQKADLLNRIVDGICQVTDVPKVNVWGYISELPPSHMIEYGEILPEPGEEAQWMESLAPEVRNFMANIER, from the coding sequence GTGCCTACTTATATCGTATCCGCCGCCGCCGGCTTGCTTTCGTTGGACGCGAAACAAGCGATCGCCGAAGCTATCACCGTCTCCCACAACAAAGTCACCGGCGCCAACATGTTCTTTGCTCAGGTGATTTTTCAGGATGTCCCCCAGGGCAATCATTTCATGGGAGGTCGCCCTCTACGGCATGACCACATCTTTGTCCACGGCCACGTACGGTCCGGGCGAACGCGCGAACAGAAGGCAGACTTGCTTAACCGAATCGTCGATGGGATCTGCCAAGTGACCGATGTACCGAAGGTCAATGTGTGGGGATATATCTCTGAGTTACCCCCAAGCCACATGATTGAGTACGGCGAAATCCTCCCGGAGCCGGGAGAAGAGGCTCAGTGGATGGAGTCCCTCGCTCCGGAAGTGCGGAATTTCATGGCGAACATCGAGCGCTGA